Genomic window (Peromyscus maniculatus bairdii isolate BWxNUB_F1_BW_parent chromosome 10, HU_Pman_BW_mat_3.1, whole genome shotgun sequence):
TTGGCGTGCTCTGTGAGAGTGAGCAGCATTTCTACGGCagcttgtttttttctgttccttgctTAGGACACAGAGACTATTGTTCCTAGGACCAATAAGGTCCAGGGGGTGTATCATTTGTAATGACTTCTAAGTCAGGTGCACTTGGATTTCTTTATCTCTAAACATTCGAGAAATTGCTCCCTGACACAAAAATAGTAAAGGTCTACATACAGCGTAAGAAAAAAGGCTAAGAAGAAATAGTTCACATAGGCAAGCTTTTAATGCCCATCCCCTTTCCAGAAAACCCTGAAGTCCATTAAAGCTTTCTCttctactttccttccttcctaagtcAGACAGGGTGggactgtgtagactaggctgaccttgaactcagagatccgactctcactgcctctcaggtgctgggattacagggcatACCCTCACGGCCTGCAGATGAGAACCCGCTGGGTTCTCAGCTGACTCCACCCAGCACGTGTCTGCTGATCTACCAAAGGCTCCGAGTGCTCCCAGTCTCACTGCACACTTGCTCCCCTCTGGTAATTCTAACGTTAATTACACAAGGCTGCCAAAAAGCAGCCATTAGGAACTGCACTTGTGAAGGCTGAATATTAAATTAATAGAGTAATTTGGTGTTCCAATATGTGGTTtcatcataaaaaagaaaagttcttttgtttgatttttttttttcttgagaagggGTCTCCTACAAGCCAACCTAGGctctaacttgctatgtagcaaaggatgaccttgaacttctgatcttcctacctcctcCGCCTCCCCAGGATGGGACtccaggtgtgtgtcaccacagctTGTTTATGAGGCCCGAGGAGCCAAGGCAGGGCTTCGTGCACACTAGGCAGTCTACCAacagagccacatccccagcctgaaAACTTCTTTCTAGACGCCGAGTCGTTTTATAGATACCCaggacctctccgaaagagatctcactttgtagtacaaggtggcctagaactcactaggtaggccaggctagccttgaatttggcCACTCTCCCAAGTACAGGGTCACAGATCTGAGCCACAGctagctctattttttttttttttaatgtttatctcTACAAAAGACAACTGGGCACTGAAAATTTTATTATGACTACACTGAAAGAATTCAGTCCAAGAATTAAGTCtgcttgggcagtggtggcgaatgcctttaatcccagcacttgggaggcagaggcaggtggatctctgtgagttcgaggtcagcctggtctacagagtgagatccaggataggcaccaaaactacacggagaaaccctgtctcgaaaaaccaaaaaaaaaaaaaaaaaaaaaaagaattaagttttCCTCTGGATAATTTAGATATTTCAGTCAAAAAACCCACCCCGCAGTACCCAGGAAGGATTAGTAATTCTTACGCTGTGAGGCCTGGAGGGTTTTCCGGGGAGACTGGAGCCTCTCAGATTAGGAGGTCTCAGTAAGAACAGGAGCACTGCAATCACCATCCAGGCCATCAGGATCACAGTGACGCTGACGCCGTTGTCACTGGAGGGTCCCGGCACTAAAGACAGATAAGACGAGCATCTGTAGCCAAACGGCCCCGAGGGTAACATTGTGAGACAAAGGTAAAACGGATTCTCCTGTTTAAACACCACACGAAGAAAACACTAACAGTTCAGAGTACAGCTGCAAACGGGTGtgtttccatttcccttcctccaGGTGAGATCTACAGGGTGTAACTCACGTCAGTCACAAACCGAATTAGAGTCAAGACTTTGACTAGTCTTTTAGTTCTTTAACAATTGtacttatcttttattttgtgtatatatgtctctgtgtggagATGAGCATGTGTccacaggtgcccatggaggccagaggagttggGTCCCCAGAGCTGGAGCATGCTAGGCAGATTGTGAACTCGGACATGGGTGCTGCGAACAGAACCCTGGTCCTCCGCAAGAGTAAGCACTGTGTATGCCCTTAACCACCTATGCACCTGCCCAGACAAATGTATTAAGTTCATCATTTGTGTTAACAGACACTTAGCCCTGGGACACTCCACGGGCTACACACATCCAACAGTTGTGCATTGACTGCAGAAGGCTCACGGACTCAGGAAACCACAAATCCATAGATTTGCTGAGATCTAAAGAAGACAGATTAAGATTACccaaaaaaggggctggagagacggctcatcggttaagagcactgactgctcttctagaggacctgggctcaattcccagcacccacatggcagctcacaactgtctgaaactccagttccaggggacccaacactgatggcaaaacaccaatgcacataaaataaataaataaaattttttaaaaataaaataaaaaaagaatacctAATGAAGTCGGGTGGCGATGCTGGcacatgccagcactcaggaggcaagacaggtggatctctgagttcgaggtcagcctggtctacagaatgagttccaggacagccagggaataCAGAaaaccccatttcaaaaaaaGGACCGCCTGGTGGAGAGGGCGGAGACACGGCTCGTGGGCTATGAGCACTTGCTTCCCCTGCAGAGCACCCAGGaccagtttccagcacccacgaccatctgtgactccagttccaggagctccaacaacctcttctgaccCCCCCAGACATGCACGCAGGCAAAGCACACAATAAGTAACTCAAAACAAGGTAAAGAATGGcaacgagccgggcggtggtggcgcacgcctttaatcccagcactcgggaggcagagccaggcggatctctgtgagttcgaggccagcctggtctaccaagtgagttccaggaaaggcgcaaagccacacagagaaaccctgtctcggaaaatccaaaaaaaaaaaaaaaaaaaaaagaatggcaacGGCAGGTGTGGCGGCacagcctttagtcccagcactcgggatggaGACAGCAggtttgagtctgaggccagcctggtctacacagagttccagggcagcgaAGACTATAGtgagtctcaaaaaacaaagacaaaaacaaaaaaaatcttttaaaaatgctcaattttcataaattaaaattacagatcagatttaaagacaaaaacagcaGATTGCAAAAATGGCCCATCAACATGACAGCTAGTTTTGGCTTTTCTGCATCAGGAAAAATCAAAGCTGTCCAGACAGGCTGCAGAAACGAGGCTGACGTACTGTAGCAGGTTCCGCAGGCCCAGGGCTCACTCCCATGCCAGTACTGAGGCCAGAGTGCTAGCAACCAAAAGTCTTCTAAGTACTCTGCTGGTACGAGAGGAGGCAGATGGGAATGCAGCTTCTGTTCTGACCCTTGTCACTTTCTGGGAACTGCTAACTCAGTGGGTGGTGGGGAGTCACCAACCTGCACACCTTATCAGCACTGTTTCTCTTCCTGAGTTCTGGATGCTGGgtatcgaacccaggaccttgcccaTGCTAGACAAACAgcacaccacacccagccccccAGATCCTTCTTCTCTTGTTCCCTTCTGTTATTCTAAATTTgtcaagttttaaatttttatttcgtTAGCCAGAGGGGTGGTGTGAagtgggcgatggtggcacatgcctttaatcccagcacttgggaggcagaggcaggtaaatctctgagttggaggccagcctggtctacagaatgaattccagggatacacagagaaaccctgtttcaaaaaacaaaattaaagtttcTCCTTTGATTTGTGTAGGGGGCaggcatgtgaaggtcagagggtaactttcagcatctggttctttctttccaccatgtgagtcccggagattgaactcaggacataagccttggtggtaagtgcctttatcAGCTGAGACCTCTTTCTTGAACTTTGTTGGGTCCTGTTTCTTCTCACAGAGGTCTACCCATCATCCATTATCATCAGGTCTCCAGGGTACAttcttgattttccttttcctaacGCCCAAGACTAGAGTGTCATCCTAAAAACACTAGTGACAGGAGCCTCTCTGCGGCCCAGCCCAGGGAGCAGCCGCTGCCGATCCGCCAACTCTGAGCGCACTGGCCTGACCTTTGCTGGTGTGATTTGGTTCTACTTAGGTCACCCCCACTTCTTCCAACATCAGCTTTTCTAGTTACTCCAGATTCTTGAGCCAATGTTTCCCTCGCCTGGCTGGACATCAATAAGGCCTATGACCCACATCACAGATTCTGAGGCCCTGCGTCAGACCATCTGATTCAAGAGCAGCAGACGGGTGTGGTCTAATATTTTTTAAACCTCTCCAAATGAACctgatgtaataataataattcaagcCTTCTCTGGCAGGGCATTGcagactcagcccttcctcaGCACCCCATACCCTCCACCCTGTCCAGCTCATACTCAAACCAGCCTCCCATTcactctccacctccctctcccaTA
Coding sequences:
- the Smim14 gene encoding small integral membrane protein 14 isoform X2; this encodes MCLLSRTCDEKTDQPAPAVPVLLHRHRVPPGVCSSYLSLVPGPSSDNGVSVTVILMAWMVIAVLLFLLRPPNLRGSSLPGKPSRPHSGQDPPAPPVD